One window of Leptotrichia sp. oral taxon 498 genomic DNA carries:
- the gmk gene encoding guanylate kinase, whose protein sequence is MKGKLIIVSGPSGSGKSTVTKLVKDKLNIPLSISATTRKPRNGEIDGKDYYFLTKEEFQKKIKNDEFYEFANVHGNYYGTLKKTVEENLEKGLNVILEIDVQGALIAKEKKKDAILVFFKTENLEVLENRLRNRKTDSDEVIELRLKNAKKELEYEKKYDYVIVNKEIEKACNDLINIINL, encoded by the coding sequence ATGAAAGGAAAATTAATTATTGTATCAGGACCATCTGGGTCAGGGAAATCAACGGTTACAAAATTGGTAAAAGACAAATTAAATATTCCACTTTCAATTTCTGCAACTACGAGAAAGCCTAGAAATGGAGAAATTGACGGAAAAGATTATTATTTTTTGACAAAAGAAGAATTTCAAAAAAAAATAAAAAATGATGAGTTTTATGAATTTGCAAATGTCCATGGAAATTATTACGGGACACTGAAAAAAACAGTGGAAGAAAATTTGGAAAAAGGACTTAATGTCATTTTGGAGATTGATGTGCAAGGTGCATTAATTGCAAAAGAAAAGAAAAAAGATGCGATTTTAGTCTTTTTTAAAACGGAAAATTTGGAAGTGCTGGAAAATAGATTGAGAAATAGGAAGACAGACAGCGACGAAGTTATAGAATTAAGGCTAAAAAACGCTAAAAAAGAACTTGAGTACGAAAAAAAATATGATTATGTAATTGTAAACAAAGAAATTGAGAAAGCATGCAATGATTTAATAAATATTATAAATTTATAA
- the dnaG gene encoding DNA primase, with amino-acid sequence MYEKKEIQKLIDNLDIVEVISEYVNLKKSGSGYKGLSPFKEERTPSFSVNPVKNIFFDFSSGVGGNVIKFYQLINDVSFPQAIKELSQKYNIPLKISNFGNKYEINQDKYKEYYKILSDAHEFFKNSIKNDEKALKYMEERGFSPKDIKKFEIGFSLNERDELFKYLIKKNFSEKKILELGLVKRNESGAVYDTFRNRVMFPIYNPQNKIVGFGGRIIEKETDLPKYLNSADSVVFKKGKELFGLKNRGEAIKRKGFAILMEGYLDVLTVKRYGFETAVASLGTAFTEEQASLLKRYTKNIIIAYDNDEAGKNAIIRAGYILKKFDFEIKCLKITENVKDPDEFLRKYGKKKFVETLKKSVDFYNFLFLEFTKNLNIEEITSKRILVKKFKPFFETFENELDKELYIQKLSHEIGIEEKYLRQEFESEKSYTKKDKSNNNYIKKIVLIQRYNIKKKKKIYMMIWKSRRLCIV; translated from the coding sequence ATGTATGAAAAAAAGGAAATTCAAAAATTAATAGATAATTTAGATATTGTAGAGGTGATTTCAGAGTATGTAAATTTGAAAAAATCAGGTTCTGGTTATAAGGGTCTCTCTCCCTTTAAAGAAGAAAGAACGCCTTCTTTTTCAGTAAATCCGGTAAAAAATATATTTTTTGATTTCAGTTCAGGAGTTGGTGGAAATGTGATAAAATTTTATCAATTGATAAATGATGTAAGTTTTCCACAAGCGATAAAAGAATTGTCACAAAAATATAACATTCCGCTAAAAATTTCAAATTTTGGAAATAAATATGAAATTAATCAGGACAAATATAAAGAATATTATAAAATTTTAAGTGACGCTCACGAATTTTTTAAGAATTCCATAAAAAATGATGAGAAAGCATTGAAATATATGGAAGAGCGAGGTTTTTCACCGAAAGATATAAAAAAATTTGAAATAGGATTTTCTTTGAATGAAAGAGATGAGCTGTTTAAATATTTAATAAAGAAAAATTTTTCTGAAAAAAAAATATTGGAATTGGGTCTTGTAAAAAGGAATGAATCAGGAGCGGTATACGACACTTTCAGAAACAGAGTCATGTTTCCGATTTATAATCCACAAAATAAAATTGTTGGTTTTGGTGGAAGGATTATTGAAAAGGAGACAGATTTGCCTAAATATTTAAATTCAGCCGATTCAGTTGTCTTTAAAAAAGGTAAGGAGTTATTTGGTCTAAAAAATCGTGGGGAAGCGATTAAAAGAAAAGGCTTTGCCATATTAATGGAAGGTTACTTGGATGTATTGACGGTAAAAAGATATGGTTTTGAAACTGCGGTTGCAAGTCTTGGAACAGCTTTTACTGAAGAACAGGCAAGTTTGTTAAAAAGATATACAAAAAACATAATAATTGCTTATGATAACGATGAAGCTGGAAAAAATGCTATTATAAGAGCTGGATATATTTTAAAAAAGTTTGATTTTGAAATAAAATGTCTTAAAATAACCGAAAATGTAAAAGATCCAGATGAATTTTTGAGAAAATACGGCAAGAAAAAATTTGTAGAAACTTTAAAGAAATCGGTTGATTTTTATAATTTTTTATTTTTAGAGTTTACAAAAAATTTGAATATAGAAGAGATTACTTCAAAACGGATATTAGTTAAAAAATTTAAACCATTTTTTGAAACTTTTGAAAATGAGCTGGATAAAGAGCTGTATATTCAAAAATTATCACATGAGATTGGCATCGAAGAGAAGTATTTAAGACAGGAATTTGAGAGTGAAAAAAGTTATACGAAAAAGGACAAAAGTAATAATAATTATATAAAAAAAATAGTTTTGATTCAAAGGTACAATATAAAAAAGAAGAAAAAGATTTATATGATGATTTGGAAGAGCAGACGATTATGTATTGTATAA
- the rpoC gene encoding DNA-directed RNA polymerase subunit beta' gives MSIRDFDSIQIKLASPEKILEWSYGEITKAETINYRTLKPEMEGLFCERIFGPSKDYECACGKYKRMRYKGMVCEKCGVEVTTSKVRRERMGHIKLATPIAHIWYSKGTPNKMSLLLGISTKELESVLYFSRYIVTDPGETGLEKGQILTDREYKLYESQFKNEFTAKMGAEGVLALLEEIDLKELEQKLENEMDTEHSSQKRKKVIKRLKIVRDLILSGNRPEWMIMTVLPVIPADLRPMVQLDGGRFATSDLNDLYRRVINRNIRLKKLMSIKAPEIVIKNEKRMLQEAVDALIDNGRRGKPVVTQNNRELKSLSDMLKGKQGRFRQNLLGKRVDYSGRSVIVVGPSLKMNQCGLPKKMALELYKPFLMRELVQRELASNVKIAKKMVEEEDENVWELIEEIIKNHPVLLNRAPTLHRLSIQAFEPILIEGKAIRLHPLVCSAFNADFDGDQMAVHLVLSQEAQMEAKLLMLATNNIIAPSSGKPIAVPSQDMVMGCYYMTKEKKGAKGEGKVFSNRNQLITAYQSGKVSVHALVKVRVEDKLLDTTPGRLMFNLILPKEVRNYGITFGKKELAKLIAELYKRYGFEKTSSLLDDIKAFGFHYGTLAGITVGIEDLKIPETKKEILENAEKGVAEVEKQYKAGEIINEERYRKTVSIWAEATEKVTKDMMNNLDEFNPVYMMANSGARGSIAQMRQLGGMRGLMADTQGRIIEMPIKANFREGLNILEFFMSSHGARKGLADTALRTADSGYLTRRLVDISHEVIVNHDDCGCEHGIVVSDLMDAGEVIEKLSERIYGRTLAKDLIHNGEVIATRNTLINDELIKKIEELDIREVEIRTPLTCKLEKGVCRKCYGLDLSNHKEILKGEAVGVIAAQSIGEPGTQLTMRTFHTGGVATAASVQSDYKADVSGKVKFRGISTLVNEEGKEIVVSQNGRLIIGKHRYEIQSGSILHVKDGDAVKKGQVLVEFDPYQTPIITSEEGKVEFRDIYVRENIDVKYGVTEKVAIKPVESSDVNPRIIIYTKDNRRVEYAVPYGAYLMVNEGDIVKKGQIITKILKTGEGNKDITGGLPRVQELFEARNPKGKAILSEFAGRVVFSDKKKKGMRLILIEDPETGELIQEYTVPVGEHLVVTNEMLIEKGAKITDGPVSPHDILKIKGLVEAQQFILESVQQVYREQGVTVNDKHIEIIVKQMFQKVKIKEVGDSLFLEDELIEKKIIERENEKLISNGKNPATYEPVIQGITKAAVNTESFISAASFQETTKVLANAAVEGKIDKLEGMKENVIIGKRVPGGTGFKDYLHLDAKLKSDIASEKEENQEEMLDDNAQENGEISVEE, from the coding sequence ATGAGTATAAGAGATTTTGATAGTATTCAAATAAAACTGGCATCGCCGGAAAAAATATTGGAATGGTCATACGGAGAAATTACAAAAGCGGAAACAATAAATTACAGAACACTTAAGCCTGAAATGGAAGGGCTTTTCTGCGAGAGAATATTCGGACCTTCAAAAGACTATGAATGTGCGTGTGGAAAATACAAAAGAATGCGTTACAAAGGAATGGTCTGTGAAAAATGTGGAGTTGAAGTAACTACTTCAAAAGTCCGTCGTGAAAGAATGGGACACATTAAACTTGCTACGCCAATTGCACATATTTGGTATTCCAAAGGAACACCTAATAAAATGAGTCTTTTACTTGGAATAAGCACAAAAGAATTGGAATCAGTCTTGTACTTTTCTAGATATATTGTAACTGATCCAGGAGAAACGGGACTTGAAAAAGGTCAAATTTTGACTGATAGGGAATATAAACTTTATGAAAGTCAATTTAAAAATGAATTTACAGCAAAAATGGGAGCTGAAGGAGTTTTAGCGCTATTAGAAGAAATTGATTTGAAAGAGTTGGAACAAAAGTTGGAAAATGAGATGGATACGGAACATTCATCTCAAAAAAGGAAAAAAGTTATAAAAAGATTAAAAATAGTAAGAGATTTAATCCTTTCTGGAAATAGACCTGAATGGATGATTATGACTGTACTTCCTGTAATTCCTGCAGACTTAAGACCAATGGTGCAGCTTGATGGGGGAAGATTTGCAACATCTGACTTAAATGACTTATACAGAAGAGTAATCAACAGAAATATAAGACTTAAAAAATTGATGTCGATAAAAGCGCCTGAAATTGTCATAAAAAATGAAAAGAGAATGCTTCAGGAAGCTGTTGACGCTTTAATTGACAACGGTCGTCGTGGAAAACCAGTAGTTACTCAAAACAATAGGGAGCTAAAATCATTATCTGACATGTTAAAAGGAAAACAAGGTAGATTTAGACAAAACCTTTTGGGAAAAAGGGTTGATTATTCTGGAAGATCGGTAATTGTTGTTGGACCAAGCTTAAAAATGAATCAATGTGGACTTCCTAAAAAGATGGCGCTTGAGCTATATAAACCATTTTTAATGAGAGAATTAGTACAAAGAGAATTGGCTTCCAATGTGAAAATCGCAAAAAAAATGGTGGAAGAAGAAGACGAAAATGTATGGGAATTGATTGAAGAAATAATTAAAAATCACCCTGTGCTGTTAAATCGTGCGCCAACATTACATAGACTGTCAATTCAAGCGTTTGAGCCAATTTTAATAGAAGGAAAAGCGATAAGACTTCATCCTTTAGTATGTTCAGCGTTTAATGCCGATTTTGATGGGGATCAAATGGCAGTTCACTTAGTGTTGTCACAAGAAGCACAAATGGAAGCAAAATTACTTATGCTTGCAACAAATAATATTATTGCGCCATCAAGTGGAAAACCAATTGCAGTTCCTTCTCAAGATATGGTAATGGGATGTTATTATATGACAAAAGAAAAAAAAGGTGCAAAAGGAGAAGGAAAAGTATTTTCTAACAGAAATCAGTTAATTACTGCTTATCAAAGTGGAAAAGTGTCAGTCCATGCCTTAGTAAAAGTAAGAGTGGAAGATAAATTACTTGACACAACTCCTGGAAGATTAATGTTTAACTTAATCTTGCCGAAAGAAGTTAGAAATTATGGAATCACGTTTGGGAAAAAAGAATTGGCAAAATTGATTGCTGAGCTTTATAAAAGATATGGATTTGAGAAAACTTCAAGTTTACTTGATGATATTAAAGCATTTGGATTCCATTATGGTACACTTGCTGGAATTACAGTTGGAATTGAAGATTTAAAAATTCCTGAAACTAAAAAAGAAATACTTGAAAATGCTGAAAAAGGTGTAGCAGAAGTTGAAAAACAATATAAAGCTGGGGAAATTATTAATGAAGAAAGATATAGAAAAACAGTAAGTATTTGGGCAGAAGCAACTGAAAAAGTAACAAAAGATATGATGAATAACCTAGATGAATTTAATCCAGTGTATATGATGGCAAATTCTGGAGCCAGGGGTTCAATCGCACAAATGCGTCAATTAGGTGGAATGCGTGGACTTATGGCAGATACACAAGGTAGAATTATTGAGATGCCAATTAAAGCAAACTTTAGAGAAGGACTTAATATCTTGGAATTCTTTATGTCATCGCATGGAGCAAGAAAAGGACTTGCCGATACTGCATTAAGAACGGCGGATTCAGGATATTTGACAAGAAGGTTAGTTGATATTTCGCACGAAGTTATTGTAAATCACGATGACTGTGGATGTGAACACGGAATTGTCGTATCAGATTTGATGGATGCTGGGGAAGTTATTGAAAAATTAAGTGAGAGAATTTATGGTAGAACACTTGCAAAAGATTTGATTCATAATGGAGAAGTTATTGCGACTAGAAATACTTTGATTAACGATGAATTGATTAAGAAAATCGAAGAACTGGACATTCGTGAAGTGGAAATCAGAACGCCGCTAACTTGTAAATTAGAAAAAGGTGTTTGTAGAAAATGTTATGGACTTGATTTGTCTAATCATAAGGAAATTTTGAAAGGAGAAGCAGTTGGAGTAATTGCAGCTCAATCAATTGGAGAACCTGGTACACAGCTTACAATGCGTACTTTCCATACTGGAGGGGTTGCCACAGCGGCTTCAGTCCAATCTGACTATAAAGCGGATGTTTCTGGAAAAGTTAAATTTAGAGGTATTTCTACACTTGTAAATGAAGAAGGGAAAGAAATTGTCGTTTCTCAAAATGGACGTTTAATAATAGGAAAACATAGATATGAAATACAATCTGGTTCGATTTTACATGTGAAGGACGGAGATGCAGTCAAAAAAGGACAAGTGCTAGTTGAATTTGATCCTTATCAGACACCAATTATTACATCTGAAGAAGGTAAAGTTGAATTTAGAGATATTTATGTGAGAGAAAATATTGATGTAAAATATGGAGTTACTGAAAAAGTAGCAATAAAACCTGTGGAAAGCAGCGATGTAAATCCTAGAATCATAATTTATACAAAAGATAACAGAAGAGTGGAATATGCAGTTCCATATGGTGCATATTTGATGGTAAATGAAGGGGATATTGTTAAAAAAGGTCAAATTATTACAAAAATTTTGAAAACAGGAGAAGGAAATAAAGATATTACTGGAGGTCTTCCTCGTGTGCAAGAATTATTTGAAGCAAGAAATCCTAAAGGAAAAGCTATTTTATCAGAATTTGCAGGGCGTGTTGTATTCTCTGATAAAAAGAAAAAAGGTATGAGGCTAATCTTAATTGAAGATCCTGAAACTGGGGAATTAATTCAAGAATATACGGTTCCCGTAGGAGAACATCTAGTTGTAACTAATGAAATGTTAATTGAAAAAGGTGCTAAAATTACAGATGGACCAGTTTCACCTCACGATATTCTAAAAATTAAAGGACTTGTGGAAGCACAGCAATTTATTTTGGAATCAGTGCAGCAAGTTTATCGTGAACAAGGGGTTACAGTAAACGACAAGCATATTGAAATAATAGTTAAACAGATGTTCCAAAAAGTAAAAATTAAAGAAGTTGGAGATTCTCTGTTCCTAGAAGATGAATTAATTGAAAAGAAAATTATTGAAAGAGAAAATGAAAAGTTAATTTCAAATGGGAAAAATCCTGCAACTTACGAACCTGTAATACAAGGTATTACAAAAGCTGCAGTAAATACAGAAAGCTTTATTTCAGCTGCATCGTTCCAAGAAACTACAAAAGTGTTGGCAAATGCGGCAGTTGAAGGAAAAATTGACAAACTTGAAGGAATGAAAGAAAATGTCATAATCGGTAAGAGAGTGCCAGGAGGAACTGGATTCAAAGATTACTTACATTTAGATGCCAAGTTAAAATCTGATATTGCTAGTGAAAAAGAAGAAAATCAGGAAGAAATGTTGGATGACAATGCTCAAGAAAATGGCGAAATTTCTGTTGAAGAATAG
- the rpoB gene encoding DNA-directed RNA polymerase subunit beta, translating into MDKLIERYSFGKIVDRGEMPHFLEFQINSYEDFLQTKLPPQKRENKGFESIFNEIFPIESSNGLLKLEYLWYEIHENDEPLNDELECKKRGKTYSGQLKVRLKLTNKRTGEIQETLVHFGDIPLMTDKATFIINGAERVVISQLHRSPGITFNKELNIQTGKDVFIGKIIPYKGTWLEFETDKNDVLNVKIDRRKKVLLPVFLKAVDFFESNEQIMDEFFEAKTIDLSEIYEKYKGNELDEILRLKLEGSFVREDVIDEETGEFIVESKELIDGVVIEKILDEKLQKLDIWEVKPEDRIIANAMLNDSTTTNDEAVIEVFRKLRPGDLVTVDSARSLVKQMFFNPQRYDLADVGRYKINKRLKINVPEDVIVLTKEDVLHTIEYVKNLVSGEGFTDDIDNLSNRRVRGVGELLSIQIKGGMLKMSKMVREKMTIQDITTLTPQSLLNTKPLNALILEFFGSGQLSQFMDQSNPLSELTHKRRISALGPGGLSRDRAGFEVRDVHNSHYGRICPIETPEGPNIGLIASLSTYGKVNKYGFIETPFVKIKNGKADFDDIEYLAADEEEGLFIAQADTPIDKDGNFLTDEVVCRYGDEIVHIDKSKVDILDVSPKQLVSVSAGLIPFLEHDDANRALMGSNMQRQAVPLLKTEAPYVGTGLERKVAVDSGAVITSQATGTVTYVDARKIVVTDEDGKEYSHRLLNFEKSNQSMCLHQKPITDLGAKVKKGDIIADGPSTAGGDLALGKNILLAFMPWEGYNFEDGILISERLRKDDVFTSIHIEQFDTEARTTKLGDEEITREIPNVSEEALKNLDENGIIRVGAHVVPDDILVGKVTPKGETEPPAEEKLLRAIFGEKAKDVRDTSLRLPHGVKGTVVDVLELTKENGDDLKAGVNKLIRIYIAEKRKIMVGDKMSGRHGNKGVISRVLPIEDMPHLEDGTPIDVCLNPLGVPSRMNIGQVLEVHLGLAIGDIDKYIATPVFDGASEDDVKNYLEEAGYSRTGKVKLIDGRTGQPFDNPVTVGRMYMLKLHHLVEDKMHARAIGPYSLVTQQPLGGKAQFGGQRLGEMEVWALEAYGASNILQEMLTVKSDDISGRTKTYEAIVKGEAMPEADAPESFRVLIKEFQSLGLDVALYDKDGQQIELDKNVDA; encoded by the coding sequence ATGGACAAACTTATTGAAAGATATAGTTTTGGAAAAATAGTAGACAGAGGGGAAATGCCACATTTTTTAGAATTTCAGATAAATTCTTACGAAGATTTTTTACAGACAAAATTGCCACCTCAAAAAAGAGAAAATAAAGGGTTTGAGTCGATTTTTAACGAAATTTTTCCGATTGAATCAAGCAACGGACTGTTAAAATTAGAATATTTGTGGTATGAAATTCACGAAAATGACGAGCCATTAAACGACGAACTAGAGTGTAAAAAAAGAGGTAAAACATATTCCGGTCAATTAAAAGTTAGATTAAAATTAACTAATAAAAGAACAGGAGAAATTCAGGAAACATTAGTTCATTTTGGAGATATACCTTTAATGACAGATAAAGCGACATTCATTATAAATGGAGCAGAAAGAGTTGTCATTTCACAGTTACATAGATCTCCAGGAATAACTTTTAATAAAGAATTGAACATTCAGACGGGAAAAGATGTATTTATTGGAAAGATAATTCCTTATAAAGGAACTTGGCTTGAGTTTGAAACGGATAAAAATGATGTTCTTAATGTAAAAATTGATAGAAGGAAGAAAGTCTTACTTCCAGTTTTCTTAAAAGCAGTTGATTTTTTTGAATCAAACGAACAAATTATGGATGAGTTTTTTGAAGCTAAAACTATTGATTTGTCAGAAATTTATGAAAAATATAAGGGGAACGAGTTAGACGAAATTTTGCGTTTAAAACTGGAAGGAAGTTTTGTAAGAGAGGATGTAATTGACGAAGAAACAGGGGAATTTATTGTTGAATCTAAAGAATTGATTGACGGAGTTGTCATTGAAAAAATATTGGATGAAAAACTTCAAAAACTTGATATTTGGGAAGTGAAACCTGAAGATAGAATTATTGCGAATGCAATGTTAAACGACAGCACAACGACAAATGATGAGGCTGTAATAGAAGTGTTTAGAAAACTAAGACCAGGGGATTTAGTTACAGTTGATAGTGCTAGATCACTTGTAAAACAGATGTTTTTTAATCCTCAAAGATATGATCTAGCAGATGTAGGAAGATATAAAATTAATAAAAGGCTTAAAATTAATGTGCCAGAAGATGTAATTGTACTTACAAAAGAAGATGTTTTACACACAATTGAATATGTAAAAAATCTTGTGAGTGGGGAAGGATTTACAGATGATATTGATAACTTGTCGAACCGTCGTGTGAGAGGAGTTGGAGAACTTTTATCCATTCAGATAAAAGGCGGAATGTTAAAAATGTCAAAAATGGTAAGAGAAAAAATGACAATCCAAGATATTACAACTTTGACACCACAAAGCTTGCTAAATACAAAACCATTAAATGCGTTAATTCTTGAATTTTTTGGAAGTGGACAATTGTCGCAATTTATGGATCAGTCAAATCCATTGTCAGAATTGACTCATAAAAGAAGAATTTCTGCGTTAGGACCTGGAGGACTTTCAAGAGATAGAGCGGGATTTGAAGTGCGTGACGTTCATAATTCACACTATGGTAGAATTTGTCCAATAGAAACACCAGAAGGACCAAATATCGGACTTATCGCTTCACTTTCAACCTATGGAAAAGTTAATAAATATGGATTTATCGAAACTCCATTTGTAAAAATTAAAAATGGTAAAGCGGATTTTGATGACATTGAATATTTGGCAGCGGATGAAGAAGAAGGATTATTTATCGCACAGGCGGATACTCCTATTGACAAAGATGGAAATTTCTTAACAGATGAAGTTGTTTGCCGTTACGGAGATGAAATTGTGCATATTGACAAATCTAAAGTCGATATATTGGATGTGTCGCCTAAACAGCTTGTGTCAGTGTCAGCGGGACTTATTCCATTTTTAGAACATGATGATGCCAATCGTGCGCTAATGGGGTCAAATATGCAACGTCAAGCAGTACCTTTGCTTAAAACAGAAGCACCTTATGTGGGAACAGGACTTGAAAGAAAAGTGGCTGTGGATTCTGGAGCAGTAATTACTTCACAAGCAACTGGAACAGTTACTTATGTCGACGCTAGAAAAATAGTTGTGACAGATGAAGATGGAAAAGAGTACTCACACAGACTTTTGAATTTTGAAAAATCAAATCAGTCTATGTGTCTTCACCAAAAACCAATTACAGATTTGGGAGCAAAAGTTAAAAAAGGTGATATAATTGCTGACGGACCTTCAACAGCTGGAGGAGATTTAGCACTTGGAAAAAATATTTTACTTGCGTTTATGCCTTGGGAAGGATATAACTTTGAAGATGGAATCTTGATTTCAGAAAGACTTCGTAAAGATGATGTATTTACTTCAATTCATATCGAACAATTTGATACTGAAGCAAGAACAACAAAATTGGGAGATGAAGAAATTACAAGAGAAATTCCTAATGTATCTGAAGAAGCGCTTAAAAACCTTGATGAAAATGGAATTATAAGAGTTGGAGCACACGTTGTCCCAGATGATATTTTAGTCGGAAAAGTTACACCTAAAGGGGAAACTGAACCGCCTGCCGAAGAAAAGTTGCTTCGTGCAATATTCGGAGAAAAAGCAAAAGATGTGAGAGATACATCGCTTAGACTTCCACATGGAGTGAAAGGGACAGTTGTCGATGTATTGGAATTAACTAAAGAAAACGGAGATGACCTAAAAGCTGGAGTAAATAAATTAATTAGAATTTATATCGCTGAAAAAAGAAAAATAATGGTTGGAGATAAGATGTCGGGACGACATGGAAATAAAGGGGTAATTTCAAGAGTATTGCCGATTGAAGATATGCCGCATTTGGAAGACGGAACGCCAATTGATGTCTGCCTTAATCCACTTGGAGTGCCATCACGTATGAATATTGGACAGGTATTAGAAGTTCACTTGGGACTTGCAATTGGAGATATTGACAAATATATTGCAACACCTGTATTTGATGGTGCTAGCGAAGATGATGTGAAAAATTATTTAGAAGAAGCTGGATACAGTAGAACTGGTAAAGTAAAATTAATTGATGGAAGAACTGGGCAACCGTTTGACAATCCTGTAACAGTTGGTCGTATGTATATGTTAAAACTTCACCACTTGGTAGAAGATAAAATGCACGCCAGAGCAATTGGACCATATTCACTTGTCACTCAACAGCCACTTGGAGGAAAAGCTCAATTTGGTGGACAAAGACTTGGAGAAATGGAAGTTTGGGCATTGGAAGCTTATGGGGCATCAAATATCTTGCAGGAAATGTTGACTGTAAAATCAGATGACATCAGCGGAAGAACAAAAACTTATGAAGCAATCGTAAAAGGAGAAGCAATGCCAGAAGCAGATGCACCAGAATCATTCAGAGTGCTTATAAAAGAATTCCAGTCACTTGGATTAGATGTGGCTCTTTATGATAAAGATGGGCAGCAAATTGAATTAGATAAAAATGTTGATGCATAA
- the rpoD gene encoding RNA polymerase sigma factor RpoD → MSENKNKLKNSLANFIKETRKQKVASYEEINAALPANYPPEKIEQLIKKLADDGVQIVDTQKEKNELLKVPKTMEEIEKMEISDFEDGNDEFVESEIDDTEVDKLLQADLIKMAESMDVDEPIKMYLREIGQIPLLSYEEEIEYAQKVLNGDEEAKQKLIESNLRLVVSIAKKHTNRGLKMLDLIQEGNMGLMKAVEKFEYEKGFKFSTYATWWIRQAITRAIADQGRTIRIPVHMIETINKIKKESRIILQETGKEPTAEELSKKLELPVEKVKNILEMNQDPISLETPVGSEEDSELGDFVEDDKFANPYDATTRVLLKEQLDDVLKTLNEREEKVLRYRYGLDDGSQKTLEEVGKIFNVTRERIRQIEVKALRKLRHPSRRKKLEDYRS, encoded by the coding sequence ATGTCTGAAAATAAAAATAAATTAAAAAACAGTCTCGCAAATTTTATAAAGGAAACAAGAAAGCAGAAAGTAGCTAGTTATGAAGAAATTAATGCCGCTTTACCAGCAAATTATCCACCTGAAAAAATTGAACAGCTGATAAAAAAATTAGCTGACGATGGTGTCCAAATAGTTGATACGCAAAAAGAAAAAAATGAGTTGCTCAAAGTTCCAAAAACCATGGAAGAAATAGAAAAAATGGAAATTTCTGATTTTGAGGATGGAAACGATGAGTTTGTAGAGAGTGAAATTGATGATACTGAAGTAGATAAGCTATTACAGGCAGATTTAATTAAAATGGCCGAAAGTATGGATGTGGATGAGCCAATTAAAATGTATTTACGCGAAATTGGTCAAATACCGCTTTTAAGTTATGAAGAAGAAATAGAATATGCGCAAAAAGTTTTAAATGGAGATGAGGAAGCAAAACAAAAATTAATAGAATCCAATTTGAGATTAGTTGTAAGTATAGCTAAAAAACATACTAATCGTGGTCTAAAAATGCTGGATTTAATTCAAGAAGGAAATATGGGGCTTATGAAAGCGGTAGAAAAATTTGAATATGAAAAAGGATTTAAATTTTCAACCTATGCGACTTGGTGGATAAGACAAGCTATAACAAGGGCAATTGCAGATCAAGGAAGAACAATAAGAATACCTGTTCATATGATAGAAACAATTAATAAAATAAAAAAAGAAAGCAGAATTATTTTGCAGGAAACTGGAAAAGAGCCGACTGCTGAGGAGCTGTCGAAAAAATTGGAATTACCGGTTGAAAAAGTGAAAAATATACTTGAAATGAATCAGGATCCCATTTCTTTGGAAACACCTGTGGGAAGTGAAGAAGATAGTGAATTAGGAGATTTTGTAGAAGATGATAAATTCGCAAATCCGTACGATGCAACTACAAGGGTGCTTTTAAAGGAACAGCTTGATGATGTATTGAAAACATTGAATGAAAGAGAAGAAAAAGTTCTTAGATACAGATATGGTCTTGATGATGGTTCACAAAAGACATTGGAAGAAGTTGGAAAAATATTTAATGTGACAAGGGAACGTATTAGACAGATTGAAGTGAAAGCACTGAGAAAACTAAGACACCCAAGTAGAAGAAAAAAATTAGAAGATTATAGGAGCTAG
- the rpoZ gene encoding DNA-directed RNA polymerase subunit omega: protein MKKEKITIDELLKKVPNKYELAIIAGKIAKAEFKKDKAKFEVMDDVFSDIMNDEVEVIYNDNKKKENEEI, encoded by the coding sequence ATGAAAAAAGAAAAAATAACGATAGATGAGCTATTAAAAAAAGTGCCGAATAAATATGAGTTGGCAATTATCGCAGGAAAAATTGCAAAGGCTGAATTTAAGAAAGATAAAGCGAAATTTGAAGTGATGGATGACGTTTTTTCTGACATCATGAATGACGAAGTTGAAGTTATTTATAATGACAACAAAAAAAAAGAAAATGAAGAAATTTAA